From Piliocolobus tephrosceles isolate RC106 chromosome 16, ASM277652v3, whole genome shotgun sequence, the proteins below share one genomic window:
- the STH gene encoding saitohin produces the protein EGEGRVSCVFVAPTRLCRWPALIECGVNLTRALCEWMIQVVRDRTLSLAWEVAPLLTLSSSEVDFEGVGTIWPSSYNSEESSRNGAEQERQLSIEGPFQGQNCPSHSVAALPVPMRGESQVTSCQV, from the coding sequence GAGGGTGAAGGCCGAGTCTCATGCGTTTTTGTAGCCCCCACAAGACTGTGCAGGTGGCCGGCCCTCATTGAATGCGGGGTTAATTTAACTCGGGCTCTGTGTGAGTGGATGATTCAGGTTGTCAGAGACAGAACCCTCAGCTTAGCATGGGAGGTAGCTCCCCTGTTGACCCTGAGTTCATCTGAGGTTGACTTCGAAGGTGTGGGCACTATTTGGCCCAGTTCTTacaactctgaagagagcagcaggaaTGGGGCTGAGCAGGAAAGACAGCTTTCCATTGAAGGCCCCTTTCAGGGCCAGAACTGTCCCTCCCACTCTGTGGCTGCCCTGCCTGTGCCCATGAGGGGTGAGAGTCAGGTGACCTCATGCCAAGTATAG